Proteins from one Panicum virgatum strain AP13 chromosome 7K, P.virgatum_v5, whole genome shotgun sequence genomic window:
- the LOC120640899 gene encoding uncharacterized protein LOC120640899: MDVDKQETMEETILVGDDLMRGPPSPVIPKEIASHVLEGVELCDGILRNLFLCLQINDIEPFCQDEIVLYRQCAEKRDKEIRERMQDSEYKLGFSMPLEEAKERATQLQSEVTLLERRMILASGLEGMEGFRQGWSLHGQLEDTRKRLEALNHGIGKRDNQSSTGEGTKSAPAGKRWFFW, from the exons ATGGATG TCGATAAGCAAGAAACAATGGAGGAGACCATCCTTGTTGGTGATGATCTCATGCGAGGGCCACCATCACCTGTCATACCGAAAGAGATTGCATCACATGTCCTTGAAGGCGTTGAGCTTTGTGATGGTATACTAAGGAATCTTTTCTTAT GCCTACAGATAAATGATATTGAGCCATTCTGCCAAGATGAAATTGTGTTATACCGACAATGTGCTGAGAAAAGG GATAAGGAAATAAGAGAACGGATGCAAGATAGTGAATATAAACTGGGCTTTTCGATGCCTCTGGAGGAAGCAAAGGAGAGAGCTACCCAACTCCAATCAGAAGTCACGCTGCTAGAAAG GCGCATGATTCTTGCAAGTGGACTTGAGGGTATGGAAGGATTTCGGCAGGGATGGAGCTTGCACGGGCAGCTTGAAGATACAAG GAAAAGACTTGAGGCACTGAACCATGGCATTGGAAAAAGAGACAACCAAAGCTCTACGGGGGAAGGGACAAAATCAGCTCCAGCTGGGAAGAGGTGGTTCTTTTGGTAG
- the LOC120640898 gene encoding serine/threonine-protein kinase D6PK-like yields the protein MKVRLPEQERAKGMASAGCSEIVELVDEPKGACPGGVTHLRVRVKPVGQEHGARSCAVEDDLDRLIRSINVRTSARASGQTSTDRRLIALGKSPVSSSEIVESVSLKQALRKMCISQASEMAATKRLSKPPGVSTPPDSGAIKKLYGSAAVQTKEEKDENNKVAKVSVLPDKAAGSSSGKPAETSKGQSKSSTKKSSRSASPTTAKIQKTRIQDVISNKSSEAADDPPAGTTLAKQRKGKSAKASSPRAVPVGGSRLVKPLFRNKTSTKKKVKPEPAAVATAHKHYEAKGSNSHTGKQEALQDEPRTPAPTNKKAAISSTCVEGAGFGTKSCGVGAIHGSRAGELSRSKEKGECSQSSKSSIGDYSTSTSISEDSYGSFSANGSRPHMSKDVRWGAIRRMAIQQGSLGLENFKLLKQLGCGDIGTVYLAELVGSDCMFALKVMDIEYLISRKKMLRAQTEREILQMLDHPFLPTLYSHFTTDNLSCLVMEFCPGGDLHVLRQKQPTRTFSEAAARFYVAEVLLALEYLHMLGVIYRDLKPENILVREDGHIMLSDFDLSLRCSVSPMLVRTSSVGRDEPSRPSGPCAQSCIDPLCIQPSWNNSSCFTPRLVSSTPSRTWKPRAEPLKKPSLPQLVVEPTDARSNSFVGTHEYLAPEIIRGDGHGSSVDWWTLGIFLYELLYGKTPFRGTGNEETLSNVISQGLKFPDNPAVSFHARDLIRGLLIKEPEHRLGSSRGAAEIKRHPFFEGLNWALIRWTAPPETPKGFDTAAATVATTRKKKEGKCLEFRLNGDDIEFELF from the exons ATGAAGGTGCGGCTCCCGGAGCAGGAGAGAGCCAAGGGGATGGCTTCCGCGGGGTGCTCGGAGATAGTCGAGCTGGTGGACGAACCCAAGGGTGCGTGCCCGGGCGGGGTCACCCACCTGAGGGTCAGGGTCAAGCCTGTGGGGCAGGAGCATGGGGCGCGGTCGTGCGCGGTGGAGGATGACCTCGACCGGCTCATCAGGTCGATCAACGTGCGCACCTCGGCGCGGGCCTCCGGGCAGACGAGCACGGACAGGAGGCTCATCGCGCTCGGGAAGTCGCCGGTGTCGAGCTCGGAGATTGTGGAGTCCGTCAGCCTCAAGCAGGCCCTGCGGAAGATGTGCATCTCCCAGGCGTCCGAGATGGCTGCCACGAAGAGGCTGTCCAAGCCGCCGGGGGTGTCGACGCCCCCGGATTCCGGGGCGATCAAGAAGCTATATGGATCGGCGGCGGTTCAGACCAAAGAGGAGAAAGATGAAAATAATAAGGTTGCGAAAGTTTCTGTGCTGCCAGACAAGGCTGCGGGGAGTTCGTCGGGTAAGCCAGCTGAAACCAGCAAGGGGCAGAGCAAGAGCTCGACCAAGAAGAGTTCGCGATCAGCATCTCCAACCACAGCCAAGATCCAGAAAACCAGGATCCAAGATGTGATCAGTAATAAATCATCAGAGGCAGCTGATGATCCTCCTGCAGGAACAACACTGGCAAAGCAGAGAAAGGGAAAATCTGCGAAAGCATCTAGCCCCCGCGCTGTTCCAGTAGGTGGTTCACGACTGGTGAAGCCATTGTTTCGGAATAAAACCTCAACGAAAAAGAAGGTTAAACCCGAACCAGCTGCTGTGGCCACAGCACACAAGCATTATGAGGCAAAAGGTTCTAATTCTCACACTGGTAAACAGGAGGCCCTTCAGGATGAACCCAGAACCCCAGCACCTACTAACAAGAAGGCTGCTATCAGCTCTACATGCGTTGAAGGAGCTGGTTTTGGCACCAAAAGTTGTGGTGTTGGTGCAATCCATGGTTCAAGGGCCGGTGAGTTGTCAAGATCGAAGGAAAAGGGTGAATGCTCCCAAAGCTCAAAGAGTAGCATTGGTGATTATAGCACCAGCACGAGCATCAGTGAGGATAGTTATGGCAGTTTCAGTGCCAATGGAAGCAGGCCACACATGTCAAAAGATGTGAGATGGGGAGCCATCAGGCGTATGGCTATTCAACAAGGGAGCTTGGGATTGGAGAACTTCAAGCTTCTGAAACAACTTGGTTGTGGGGATATTGGCACTGTTTATTTGGCTGAGTTGGTGGGCTCTGACTGCATGTTTGCATTGAAGGTTATGGACATTGAATACCTGATAAGCAGAAAGAAGATGCTCAGAGCACAAACTGAGAGGGAGATACTGCAAATGCTCGACCACCCATTCCTTCCAACTCTGTATTCTCATTTCACGACAGACAACCTATCTTGCCTGGTAATGGAGTTTTGCCCAGGTGGTGACCTGCATGTTCTTAGGCAGAAACAACCTACCAGAACCTTTTCAGAAGCAGCTGCAAG GTTCTATGTCGCCGAAGTCCTCTTAGCCTTGGAGTACCTCCACATGTTGGGGGTCATATATCGTGATCTGAAGCCAGAGAACATACTTGTTCGTGAAGATGGGCACATCATGCTCTCAGACTTTGATCTGTCTCTAAGGTGCTCAGTGAGTCCAATGCTTGTGAGAACATCATCAGTAGGCAGAGATGAGCCCAGTAGGCCTTCTGGTCCCTGTGCACAAAGCTGCATTGATCCATTATGTATCCAGCCATCCTGGAACAATTCATCTTGCTTCACGCCCCGGCTGGTTTCATCTACACCGTCAAGGACATGGAAGCCTAGAGCTGAACCCCTGAAGAAACCATCACTTCCACAGCTCGTTGTTGAGCCCACTGATGCAAGATCAAATTCGTTTGTGGGGACCCATGAATACCTGGCCCCAGAGATCATTCGAGGAGATGGCCATGGCAGCTCGGTTGATTGGTGGACTCTTGGCATCTTCCTCTATGAATTGCTCTACGGCAAGACACCATTTAGGGGAACTGGCAATGAGGAGACACTCTCCAATGTGATATCGCAGGGCCTGAAGTTCCCTGATAACCCTGCGGTCAGCTTCCATGCGCGAGATCTGATAAGAGGCCTGCTTATAAAGGAGCCAGAGCATCGGCTTGGCTCATCGAGAGGAGCTGCTGAGATCAAGAGGCACCCGTTCTTTGAAGGCCTGAACTGGGCCTTGATCCGTTGGACCGCACCGCCAGAGACTCCGAAAGGCTTTGACACTGCTGCAGCAACCGTCGCAACGACTCGCAAGAAAAAGGAAGGCAAGTGTCTGGAGTTTCGCTTGAACGGTGATGACATCGAGTTTGAGCTCTTTTAG
- the LOC120643012 gene encoding uncharacterized protein LOC120643012, whose product MERYSRECQQVFCGCVTRIEGRNQNGVTIQDKLVQALALFKAEDKENKSFQFLHCWNTLRNQPKWHEKRKQMASQKQLGNKKQKANMDSSPRTSTPINVDSNHNAVTDNAPPENDQRKRPMGKKKAKEASRRGGGEACVEALDHLWGKKRE is encoded by the exons ATGGAAAGGTATTCTAGAGAATGTCAACAAGTTTTTTGTGGATGTGTAACTCGGATTGAGGGTAGAAATCAGAATGGGGTTACAATTCAAGACAAG CTTGTACAGGCATTGGCTTTGTTCAAGGCTGAAGACAAGGAGAATAAGTCATTCCAATTCTTGCACTGCTGGAATACCTTGCGAAATCAACCAAAGTGGCATGAGAAGCGGAAGCAAATGGCATCTCAGAAGCAACTTGGTAACAAAAAACAGAAGGCAAACATGGATTCAAGCCCAAGGACATCCACTCCCATCAATGTTGATAGTAACCACAATGCTGTCACTGATAATGCACCTCCAGAGAACGATCAGCGCAAGAGACCAATGGGTAAGAAGAAGGCTAAAGAAGCATcgcggcgaggtggaggtgagGCTTGTGTGGAGGCTTTAGACCATTTGTGGGGCAAAAAGAGAGAGTGA